From a single Desulforegula conservatrix Mb1Pa genomic region:
- a CDS encoding phosphoribosyl-ATP diphosphatase, translated as MKTFEQLFAELKEKAERNDPESGTVKALAKGRHFIGKKILEEAGEVWIAAEYEGNEKTAEEISQLLYHAQVMMIACGLTLEDVYKYL; from the coding sequence ATGAAAACATTTGAACAGCTTTTTGCCGAGCTCAAAGAAAAGGCAGAGCGAAATGACCCCGAATCAGGAACTGTAAAGGCTCTGGCCAAAGGCAGGCACTTCATAGGGAAAAAGATTCTTGAAGAAGCGGGTGAAGTCTGGATTGCCGCAGAATATGAGGGTAATGAAAAAACAGCTGAGGAAATTTCCCAGCTTCTTTATCATGCCCAGGTTATGATGATTGCTTGCGGCCTTACACTTGAAGATGTTTATAAATATTTGTAA